A genomic region of Rhizobium sp. NXC24 contains the following coding sequences:
- a CDS encoding ABC transporter substrate-binding protein produces the protein MRMNRRSFMIGTAGAAAGLAFGAGGSLPAFADTTQLRAMWWGSPDRGKRTVAVAELFHSKNPDISVVGESISGDGYWAKLATGMASQTIADVFQLEPSTISDYSKRGACMPLDQFVPSTLNVDSFGKDVLKLTTVDGKLYGVGLGLNSFAMFYDEDVFKKAGLTPPGPTTTWAEYADLAVELTKAAGKRAYWGGPYGARYNYVLDAWLRQRGKSLYSEDGGLGFGVDDAKEWYSYWEDLRQRGGTVSPDVQTLDQNTIESNCLAQGKSAIGMAYSNQLVGYQLVVKSKLAITMLPREEKDGPSGHYYRPALIWSVGSSSKNGEAAAKFINFFVNDLDAGKVLGVERGVPMSPAVRAAILPTLNPVEQQTVKYVELLKDQVGAYPAPAPLGSGEFDQNVMRPVADQLAFGKITVAEAAQKLVEEGKTKLKRG, from the coding sequence ATGCGGATGAATCGCCGTTCATTCATGATTGGAACTGCCGGGGCCGCTGCCGGTCTCGCTTTCGGTGCGGGAGGATCCCTGCCTGCTTTTGCCGATACGACACAATTGCGGGCGATGTGGTGGGGCTCGCCCGACCGCGGCAAGCGCACGGTCGCCGTCGCCGAGCTGTTCCACAGCAAAAACCCGGATATTTCCGTCGTCGGCGAGAGCATCAGCGGCGACGGCTATTGGGCCAAGCTGGCAACGGGAATGGCCAGCCAGACCATCGCGGATGTCTTCCAGCTTGAGCCGAGCACGATCTCGGATTATTCGAAGCGTGGCGCCTGCATGCCGCTCGATCAGTTCGTGCCTTCAACGTTGAATGTCGACAGTTTCGGCAAGGATGTGCTGAAGCTGACGACGGTCGACGGCAAGCTCTATGGCGTCGGCCTCGGGCTTAATTCCTTCGCGATGTTTTATGATGAGGACGTTTTCAAGAAGGCCGGCCTGACGCCGCCCGGCCCCACGACGACCTGGGCGGAATATGCCGACCTTGCCGTGGAACTGACCAAGGCTGCCGGCAAGCGCGCCTATTGGGGCGGCCCCTATGGCGCGCGCTACAACTATGTGCTGGATGCCTGGCTGCGCCAGCGCGGCAAGAGCCTCTATTCCGAAGACGGCGGCCTCGGTTTCGGCGTCGATGACGCCAAGGAATGGTATTCCTATTGGGAGGATCTCCGCCAGCGTGGCGGCACCGTATCGCCCGACGTCCAGACGCTCGATCAGAACACCATCGAGAGCAATTGCCTGGCACAGGGTAAATCGGCGATCGGTATGGCCTATTCCAACCAGCTCGTTGGCTATCAGCTCGTGGTCAAGAGCAAGCTCGCCATCACGATGCTGCCGCGCGAAGAGAAGGATGGACCTTCCGGCCATTACTATCGCCCGGCGTTGATCTGGAGCGTGGGCTCCTCCAGCAAGAACGGCGAAGCGGCCGCGAAATTCATCAATTTCTTCGTCAACGATCTCGATGCCGGCAAGGTCCTCGGTGTCGAGCGCGGTGTGCCGATGTCGCCGGCCGTGCGCGCGGCCATCCTGCCAACGCTCAACCCGGTCGAGCAGCAGACGGTGAAATATGTCGAGCTGCTGAAGGATCAGGTCGGCGCCTACCCGGCACCGGCGCCGCTCGGTTCCGGAGAATTCGACCAGAATGTCATGCGCCCCGTCGCCGATCAGCTTGCTTTTGGCAAGATCACGGTTGCTGAAGCCGCGCAAAAGCTGGTGGAAGAAGGGAAGACGAAGTTGAAGAGAGGGTGA
- a CDS encoding DUF2264 domain-containing protein has product MTYDPASTNPLAGNPLENRTDMRRALIDLFYPLLPYFSRGNARVRIDAAGAHFDRAAADLEGFARPLWGLAPFGAGGGDFAHWGRYAEGIANGVDPGHPEYWGTVNGRDQRMVELAALGFALALVPEKIWEPLDGRARDNLIAYLKHARAFDYAENNWKFFRVLVDIALDRLGAAFDRSLTEEYLRELDGFYIADGWYRDGNIRRVDHYIPFAMHFYGLIYSRLVDDDRAKRYRERAVLFAKDFRHWFAPDGATVPFGRSLTYRFACAGFWSALAFADVEALPWGEIKGLCLRHLRWWADKPIANRDGTLPIGYGYPNLLMSENYNSAGSPYWAFKAFLPLALPEAHPFWTAEEKPHVAEPAIVPLKHPGMVMMHGKADVVALSSGQENLQMRFGSEKYAKFAYSARYGFSVESDERAFAGGAFDSMLAFSDDGLHYRVRETNEEAKLAGDTLYAKWSPWPDVTVETWLIPVAPWHIRLHRITTPRPLQTAEGGFAIARRDFEADTLASQKGAAYVGGEADFSGILDLGSTIPRDGLAQKAPPNTNLIVAKTLVPQLRGAIPAGETILVSAILAEHDPAALSGAWTKPPTKPDLDGLRALIAEKGVTVSAIDVPGRPA; this is encoded by the coding sequence ATGACCTACGACCCCGCCAGCACCAACCCGCTCGCCGGCAATCCGCTGGAAAATCGCACCGACATGCGCCGAGCGCTGATCGACCTGTTCTATCCGCTGCTTCCGTACTTCTCCAGGGGCAATGCCCGTGTCCGTATCGATGCCGCCGGCGCGCATTTCGACCGCGCCGCCGCCGATCTCGAAGGCTTCGCCCGCCCGCTCTGGGGTCTCGCACCATTCGGCGCCGGCGGCGGCGATTTTGCGCATTGGGGCCGCTATGCCGAAGGGATTGCCAATGGCGTCGACCCCGGCCATCCGGAATATTGGGGCACCGTCAACGGCCGCGACCAGCGTATGGTCGAACTCGCCGCCCTTGGTTTTGCGCTTGCCCTAGTGCCGGAAAAGATCTGGGAACCGCTCGATGGCAGAGCGCGCGACAATCTCATTGCCTATCTCAAGCATGCCCGCGCGTTCGATTATGCCGAGAACAACTGGAAATTCTTCCGCGTCCTCGTCGATATCGCCCTCGACCGGCTCGGTGCGGCGTTCGATCGCAGCCTGACGGAAGAATATCTCAGGGAATTGGACGGGTTCTACATTGCTGACGGCTGGTATCGCGACGGCAATATCAGGCGCGTCGATCACTACATTCCCTTCGCCATGCATTTTTACGGGCTGATCTATTCCAGGCTCGTCGATGACGACCGCGCCAAGCGCTACCGCGAACGCGCCGTCCTCTTTGCCAAGGATTTTCGCCACTGGTTCGCGCCCGATGGCGCCACCGTGCCCTTCGGCCGCAGCCTCACCTACCGCTTCGCCTGCGCCGGCTTCTGGTCGGCGCTGGCCTTCGCCGATGTCGAGGCCCTGCCCTGGGGCGAGATCAAGGGGCTCTGCCTGCGGCACCTGCGCTGGTGGGCTGACAAGCCGATCGCCAATCGCGACGGTACGCTGCCGATCGGCTACGGCTATCCCAATCTTCTGATGTCGGAAAACTACAATTCAGCCGGCTCCCCCTATTGGGCCTTCAAGGCTTTCCTTCCGTTGGCGCTCCCCGAGGCGCATCCCTTCTGGACCGCCGAGGAAAAGCCGCATGTCGCCGAGCCAGCGATCGTGCCGCTTAAGCACCCCGGCATGGTGATGATGCATGGCAAAGCGGATGTCGTGGCGCTGTCCTCAGGCCAGGAAAACCTGCAGATGCGCTTCGGGTCGGAAAAATACGCCAAATTCGCCTATTCCGCCCGCTATGGTTTCAGCGTCGAAAGCGACGAGCGTGCCTTTGCCGGCGGCGCTTTCGACAGCATGCTCGCCTTCAGCGACGATGGCCTCCATTATCGTGTTCGCGAAACCAATGAAGAGGCGAAGCTCGCCGGCGATACGCTTTACGCCAAGTGGTCGCCCTGGCCTGATGTCACCGTCGAAACCTGGCTGATCCCTGTGGCACCCTGGCATATCCGCCTGCACAGGATCACCACGCCCCGCCCGCTGCAGACGGCCGAAGGCGGTTTTGCCATTGCTAGGCGGGATTTCGAGGCCGATACGCTGGCTTCGCAAAAAGGTGCTGCCTATGTTGGCGGCGAGGCGGATTTCAGCGGCATTCTCGATCTCGGCTCGACCATCCCGCGCGACGGCCTGGCGCAGAAAGCGCCGCCGAATACCAATCTTATCGTTGCCAAGACGCTGGTGCCGCAACTGCGCGGGGCGATTCCGGCAGGCGAAACCATTCTCGTTTCCGCCATCCTGGCAGAGCATGACCCCGCTGCCCTCTCAGGCGCCTGGACGAAGCCGCCCACTAAACCCGATCTCGATGGCTTGCGCGCACTGATCGCCGAAAAAGGCGTCACCGTCAGCGCCATCGACGTGCCGGGACGACCGGCATGA
- a CDS encoding mandelate racemase has product MTEPLKIRLVEAETFERPVTLRLPFRFGAATLREARQIFLRVRIEDARGGSASGMAAELMVPKWFDKSPELSNTDNENQLRRSLALALDALKNAGLGTAFALHAAVEAVHHTRAAAEGLNGLVASFGLALANRAVLDALCRLEGLTVAQAIRANRPGIDVSTAPDLAGFDLAAFLKGLAPVESLAARHTVGLVDAIRAGDIPAADRLNDGLPESFEEAIDAYGLTFFKVKVSGVPDADIDRLCRIAAVIDAKMPAYSVTLDGNEQFASAEAVADLLTRIQAEPRLARFAASILFVEQPIARAYAFEKPVTALAAFKPVEIDESDADINAFVAARRLGYTGISSKSCKGFYRSLLNRARVAKWSADDGVAYFMSAEDLTTQGGLAVQQDLALASLIGMTHIERNGHHYVDGMAGAPQAEQAAFARDHADLYAVRNGRTRLRIEGGRIAIGSVIGAIGLGSSVEPDWSAMETPPT; this is encoded by the coding sequence ATGACCGAACCGTTGAAAATCAGACTTGTCGAGGCCGAGACCTTCGAGCGGCCGGTGACATTGCGGCTTCCTTTCCGCTTCGGCGCGGCGACGCTGCGGGAGGCGCGGCAGATTTTTCTGCGCGTCCGCATCGAAGATGCCCGTGGGGGTTCGGCAAGTGGCATGGCTGCCGAGCTGATGGTGCCGAAATGGTTCGATAAATCGCCGGAACTCTCCAATACCGACAATGAAAACCAGCTTCGCCGCTCGCTGGCGCTGGCTCTCGACGCCCTGAAAAATGCGGGATTGGGCACGGCTTTCGCGCTGCATGCGGCCGTCGAAGCGGTGCACCATACGCGGGCAGCCGCCGAGGGGCTGAACGGACTGGTCGCGTCCTTCGGCCTGGCGCTCGCCAACAGGGCGGTTCTCGATGCGCTCTGCCGGCTGGAAGGGTTGACGGTTGCGCAGGCGATCAGAGCCAACCGCCCCGGCATCGATGTATCGACGGCGCCCGATCTGGCGGGCTTCGACCTGGCGGCTTTCCTCAAGGGATTGGCGCCGGTCGAAAGCCTCGCCGCGCGGCACACGGTCGGTCTGGTCGATGCTATCCGAGCGGGCGACATCCCGGCCGCCGACCGTTTGAATGACGGCCTGCCGGAAAGTTTTGAAGAGGCGATCGATGCTTATGGCCTGACCTTCTTCAAGGTGAAGGTATCGGGCGTTCCCGATGCTGATATCGACCGTCTCTGCCGCATTGCCGCTGTCATCGATGCCAAAATGCCGGCTTATTCGGTGACGCTTGACGGTAATGAGCAATTCGCGTCCGCCGAGGCGGTCGCCGATCTGCTGACGCGCATCCAGGCCGAACCGCGGCTTGCCCGTTTTGCGGCTTCGATCCTGTTTGTCGAGCAGCCGATCGCCCGCGCTTACGCCTTCGAGAAGCCGGTCACGGCGCTTGCGGCCTTCAAGCCTGTCGAGATCGATGAATCCGATGCCGATATCAACGCTTTCGTTGCCGCCAGACGGCTTGGCTATACCGGCATCTCCTCTAAATCCTGCAAGGGTTTTTATCGTTCGCTGCTGAACCGGGCGCGCGTCGCCAAGTGGAGCGCCGATGACGGTGTGGCCTATTTCATGTCGGCAGAGGACCTGACGACACAGGGCGGTCTCGCCGTACAACAGGATCTGGCGCTCGCCTCGCTGATCGGCATGACGCATATCGAGCGGAACGGCCACCACTATGTCGACGGCATGGCCGGCGCACCCCAGGCTGAGCAGGCGGCTTTCGCACGGGATCATGCCGATCTCTACGCCGTTCGAAACGGGCGGACGCGATTGAGGATCGAGGGTGGAAGGATCGCCATCGGTTCGGTGATCGGCGCGATCGGCCTCGGTTCATCCGTCGAGCCGGATTGGAGCGCGATGGAGACGCCGCCGACATAA
- a CDS encoding SRPBCC family protein, which produces MPNTIRLHRVLATSPEKVYRAFIEADALAKWLPPNGFVCTVHHLEATVGGTFRMSFRNFTTGKSHAFGGEYVELIPGELVRYTDKFDDPNLPGEMAVTVTLKKVLVGTEVNITQAGVPNVIPPEACYLGWQESLRNLAKLVEPDINE; this is translated from the coding sequence ATGCCGAACACCATACGTTTGCATCGCGTCCTGGCAACCAGCCCGGAAAAGGTCTATCGCGCATTCATCGAGGCGGACGCGCTCGCCAAGTGGCTTCCGCCCAACGGCTTTGTCTGCACCGTGCATCATCTGGAAGCGACAGTCGGCGGCACGTTCAGAATGTCCTTCCGCAACTTTACGACCGGCAAAAGCCACGCCTTTGGTGGCGAATATGTCGAGCTGATCCCCGGCGAGCTGGTGCGCTACACCGACAAGTTCGACGACCCCAACCTGCCGGGCGAAATGGCAGTGACCGTGACGTTGAAGAAGGTCCTGGTCGGAACGGAAGTAAACATAACCCAGGCAGGCGTGCCCAACGTCATTCCGCCTGAAGCCTGCTATCTCGGCTGGCAGGAATCGCTGCGCAATCTGGCAAAGCTCGTCGAACCCGATATCAACGAATAG
- a CDS encoding Gfo/Idh/MocA family oxidoreductase: protein MQSSSKKRYALVGTGNRGATMWGKDLVERWSNEVELVAVCDLNAMRARRALDYIGASVAVYTDFDELLRVEKPDLVIVCTRDSTHDDQIVKALEAGANVISEKPMTTTVGKIKRILNAEARTGKRVDVSFNYRFAPTAAKIKELINSGVIGDVTSVDFHWYLDTSHGADYFRRWHAFVENSGSLFVHKATHHFDLLNWYLDSDPETVSAFADLKHYGRKGPFRGERCRTCRYKDECDYYLDISATPLLESLYEDPSTVDGYVRDACVFREDIDIPDTMVASIRYRNGVNVSYSLNTYMPIEGHHIAFNGHKGRIELRQYEKQHWTTPPADEIVVMKNFGDVERIWVPYSSGGHYGGDDRLRNMLLRSGPNDELRQRAGSRAGALSVLCGIAALESSRTGQQVSIADIWGQDDGLNLLEARP from the coding sequence ATGCAGTCGTCATCGAAGAAGCGCTATGCGCTGGTCGGCACGGGCAATCGCGGCGCGACCATGTGGGGCAAGGATCTGGTCGAGCGCTGGAGCAATGAGGTCGAACTTGTCGCCGTCTGCGATCTCAACGCGATGCGGGCCAGGCGTGCGCTGGACTATATCGGCGCCTCCGTGGCGGTCTATACCGATTTCGACGAGCTGTTGCGGGTCGAAAAGCCCGATCTCGTCATCGTTTGCACCCGCGATTCCACCCATGACGATCAAATTGTCAAAGCGCTGGAAGCAGGCGCCAATGTCATCAGTGAAAAGCCGATGACGACCACGGTCGGCAAGATCAAGCGTATTCTTAATGCCGAGGCTCGGACGGGCAAGCGGGTCGACGTGTCCTTCAACTATCGTTTCGCGCCGACGGCGGCGAAGATCAAGGAACTCATCAATTCCGGCGTTATCGGCGATGTGACCTCGGTCGATTTTCATTGGTATCTCGACACCAGTCATGGCGCCGATTACTTCCGGCGCTGGCACGCCTTTGTCGAAAATTCCGGCAGCCTCTTCGTTCACAAGGCGACGCACCATTTCGATCTTCTGAACTGGTACCTCGATTCCGATCCGGAAACCGTGTCTGCCTTTGCCGATCTCAAGCACTATGGTCGCAAAGGCCCCTTCCGTGGTGAGCGCTGTCGCACCTGTCGGTATAAGGACGAGTGCGATTATTATCTCGATATCAGCGCCACGCCGCTGCTCGAAAGCCTCTATGAAGACCCGTCGACGGTCGATGGTTATGTTCGCGATGCCTGCGTCTTCCGCGAGGATATCGACATTCCCGACACCATGGTCGCCTCGATCCGCTATCGCAACGGCGTCAACGTCTCCTATTCGCTGAACACCTATATGCCGATCGAAGGCCACCATATTGCCTTCAACGGCCACAAGGGGCGTATCGAGCTGCGGCAATACGAAAAGCAGCATTGGACGACGCCGCCGGCCGACGAAATCGTCGTCATGAAGAATTTCGGTGATGTCGAGCGCATCTGGGTGCCCTATTCCTCGGGCGGCCATTACGGCGGCGACGACCGGCTGCGCAACATGCTGCTGCGGTCCGGGCCAAACGACGAACTGAGACAGCGCGCCGGTTCACGCGCGGGCGCGCTTTCGGTTCTCTGCGGCATCGCGGCGTTGGAAAGCAGCCGGACCGGCCAGCAGGTATCGATCGCCGATATCTGGGGTCAGGATGACGGGCTCAACCTGCTCGAGGCGCGGCCTTAG
- a CDS encoding Gfo/Idh/MocA family oxidoreductase, with product MKRVGIIMHGVTGRMGLNQHLIRSIVAIRAGGGVLLSNGERVMPDPVLVGRNAARLEELARKYGIERWTTDLDGALADPNDTIFFDAATTQMRAELISKALDAGKHIYCEKPISDDLDAAIALARKAKASGLKNGVVQDKLFLPGLRKIAMLRDSGFFGKILSVRGEFGYWVFEGDWQTAQRPSWNYRKKDGGGIILDMLCHWRYVLDNLFGPVKAISCLGATHIPERVDEAGRHYVADADDAAYATFELEGGIIAHINSSWAVRVRRDDLVTFQVDGTHGSAVAGLTRCWTQHRVNTPKPVWNPDQPQTIDFYNTWDEVPDNQVYDNGFKIQWEMFLRHVLEDAPWRYTLTEGAKGVQLASLGLKSWAERRWLDVEPLEI from the coding sequence ATGAAGCGCGTTGGTATCATCATGCACGGCGTCACGGGACGCATGGGGCTGAACCAGCATCTCATCCGCTCGATCGTGGCGATCCGCGCCGGAGGCGGCGTGTTGTTGTCGAACGGCGAGCGCGTCATGCCCGATCCGGTCCTTGTCGGCCGCAATGCGGCGCGGCTGGAAGAGCTTGCCCGTAAATACGGTATTGAGCGCTGGACCACCGATCTCGACGGTGCGCTTGCCGACCCTAATGACACGATTTTCTTCGATGCGGCGACGACGCAGATGCGCGCCGAGCTGATTTCGAAGGCGCTGGATGCCGGCAAGCATATCTATTGCGAAAAGCCGATCTCCGACGACCTCGACGCTGCGATTGCGCTCGCCCGCAAGGCCAAGGCATCGGGCCTGAAGAACGGCGTCGTGCAGGACAAGCTGTTCCTACCCGGCCTTCGCAAGATCGCCATGCTGCGCGACAGCGGTTTCTTCGGCAAGATCCTCTCCGTGCGTGGTGAGTTCGGCTACTGGGTGTTCGAAGGCGACTGGCAGACGGCGCAGCGGCCGTCGTGGAACTATCGCAAGAAAGACGGCGGCGGCATCATCCTCGATATGCTCTGCCACTGGCGCTATGTGCTCGACAATCTCTTCGGGCCGGTGAAGGCGATTAGCTGCCTCGGCGCCACCCATATTCCCGAACGCGTGGACGAAGCCGGCCGGCATTATGTCGCCGATGCCGATGATGCGGCCTATGCCACCTTCGAGTTGGAGGGCGGCATCATCGCCCATATCAATTCCTCCTGGGCGGTGCGTGTGCGCCGCGACGATCTCGTCACGTTCCAGGTAGACGGCACGCATGGCTCGGCCGTGGCGGGGCTGACACGCTGCTGGACGCAGCACCGTGTCAACACGCCGAAGCCGGTCTGGAACCCGGACCAACCGCAGACCATCGACTTCTACAACACCTGGGACGAAGTGCCGGACAACCAGGTTTACGACAACGGCTTCAAGATCCAGTGGGAGATGTTTCTGCGCCATGTGCTCGAAGACGCGCCCTGGCGCTACACGCTGACGGAAGGCGCCAAGGGCGTGCAGCTCGCCTCTCTCGGCCTGAAGAGCTGGGCGGAGCGCCGCTGGCTGGATGTCGAGCCGCTGGAGATTTGA
- a CDS encoding LacI family DNA-binding transcriptional regulator, which yields MSEVRSKRVRQADIASRAGVSVSTVSRVLTNEPGISEAIRQQIFKVASDLGYPLKPAAETVPAALALIASDSATGGLSVFYEGILEGLRAGAAERGMPFDIRLVREARTTPDHIGEYLQAAGAEGLFLVGIDPSDELRIWLEDSGTPVVLVNGTDAKLRFDGVSPSNFFGAYAATRRLIDAGHRRILHLTGSHRQTIRERIRGFEAAMASVEGGEGRVVPLTFRGSASTEAHAVTTAVLAEDSSFTAAFCMNDFVAVGVLEAVMEAGLRVPDDFAIVGFDDLPCALMTNPRLATMRVDRAAIGREAIGLMTARFRDREAPARQVCHAVVPVLGGTLPPET from the coding sequence ATGAGTGAAGTTCGATCCAAACGTGTCAGGCAAGCCGATATTGCCAGCAGGGCCGGCGTCTCCGTCTCGACGGTGTCGCGGGTGCTAACCAATGAGCCTGGAATCAGCGAAGCTATCCGTCAGCAGATCTTCAAGGTGGCGAGCGATCTCGGCTACCCGCTGAAGCCGGCCGCGGAAACCGTGCCGGCCGCGCTCGCGCTGATCGCCAGCGACAGCGCTACCGGCGGCCTGAGCGTCTTTTATGAGGGTATTTTGGAGGGCCTGCGCGCCGGCGCAGCCGAACGCGGCATGCCTTTCGACATTCGCCTCGTCCGCGAAGCCAGGACCACGCCAGACCATATCGGGGAATATCTCCAGGCAGCCGGCGCTGAGGGTCTGTTCCTCGTCGGTATCGATCCCTCCGATGAGCTGCGCATCTGGCTGGAGGACAGCGGCACGCCGGTCGTGCTCGTCAACGGCACCGATGCAAAACTGCGCTTCGATGGCGTCTCGCCTTCGAATTTTTTTGGCGCCTATGCCGCGACGCGACGCCTGATCGATGCCGGCCATCGTCGCATCCTGCATCTGACTGGTTCGCATCGCCAGACCATTCGCGAGCGCATCCGTGGCTTCGAGGCGGCGATGGCCTCCGTCGAAGGCGGTGAAGGCCGCGTCGTGCCGTTGACGTTTAGGGGCAGTGCGAGCACGGAGGCCCATGCCGTCACCACCGCTGTCCTTGCCGAGGATAGCAGCTTCACCGCCGCCTTCTGCATGAACGATTTCGTCGCGGTCGGCGTGCTCGAAGCGGTGATGGAGGCGGGTCTGCGCGTGCCGGATGATTTCGCCATCGTCGGCTTTGACGATCTGCCCTGCGCACTGATGACCAATCCGCGCCTCGCCACCATGCGCGTCGACCGCGCGGCCATCGGACGCGAAGCGATCGGCCTGATGACGGCCCGTTTCCGCGACCGCGAGGCGCCCGCGCGCCAAGTTTGTCATGCCGTCGTCCCAGTTCTCGGCGGCACACTCCCGCCCGAAACCTGA
- a CDS encoding TetR/AcrR family transcriptional regulator, with the protein MVTRATQGTEKPAKAGAYGNAETRPAKVPRNPQRTHAMILEAATEEFAAHGFGGARVDAIAARAQTNKRMLYHYFGDKEGLYVAVLEATYAAIRNAEKNLDLARRDPEEGMRELALFTWHHFLEHPEFLSLLVTENLHEARYLKRSDKILAMHSHFIGELADVLRRGEAAGIFRPAIDPVSVYLTIAALGFFYLSNRHTLSTIFARKLTAPAALKAWGEHIVSVTLASIRA; encoded by the coding sequence ATGGTGACCAGAGCGACGCAAGGAACTGAAAAACCAGCGAAAGCCGGCGCTTACGGGAATGCGGAAACGAGGCCGGCGAAGGTGCCGCGCAATCCGCAACGCACCCATGCCATGATCCTGGAAGCGGCGACGGAGGAATTCGCCGCTCACGGTTTCGGTGGCGCGAGGGTGGATGCGATTGCGGCTCGGGCGCAGACCAACAAACGCATGCTCTATCACTATTTCGGCGACAAGGAGGGGCTCTATGTCGCCGTGCTGGAAGCCACCTATGCGGCAATCCGCAATGCCGAGAAAAATCTCGACCTTGCGCGCCGTGATCCCGAGGAAGGGATGCGCGAACTTGCGCTTTTCACCTGGCATCATTTCCTTGAGCATCCGGAATTTTTGAGCCTGCTCGTTACCGAAAACCTGCATGAAGCGCGCTATCTGAAACGTTCCGACAAGATCTTGGCGATGCATTCGCACTTCATCGGCGAACTCGCCGACGTACTGCGACGAGGTGAAGCAGCCGGCATTTTCCGGCCGGCCATCGACCCGGTGTCGGTTTACCTTACCATCGCCGCGCTCGGGTTCTTCTACCTGTCCAATCGCCATACGCTGTCGACGATTTTCGCCCGCAAGCTGACGGCCCCGGCGGCGCTGAAAGCCTGGGGCGAGCATATCGTTTCGGTGACCTTGGCTTCGATCAGGGCTTAG
- a CDS encoding hydroxyacid dehydrogenase, with product MTQSSPDRPAIAFAMQPARTQHVLTPGLMQRLDVIGRVLDAAPMERFDDERARKLLSETEILITAWGSPHIDAAALAQAPHLKLVAHAAGTVKGLIEDSLFARGISVSHAAQANALPVAEFTLAAIIFAGKQVFRFRDVYVADRHRNRTQPMQSQAIGNYGRTVGIIGASRIGRRVIELLAPFDYRILLYDPMVGEAEARQLGVEKTELDLLMARADIVSLHAPSLPATRHMIDARRLSLMKDGATFINTARGALVDEAALLAALKTGRIDAIVDVTDPEIPEASSAFYDLPNVFLTPHIAGAVGLERTRLGEMAVDEVSRFIEGEPLLYEIRREDLARMA from the coding sequence ATGACCCAATCGTCCCCAGACCGCCCCGCCATCGCATTCGCCATGCAGCCCGCGCGGACGCAGCATGTCCTGACGCCCGGGCTGATGCAGCGGCTCGACGTGATCGGCCGCGTATTGGACGCCGCGCCAATGGAGCGCTTTGACGACGAAAGAGCACGAAAGCTGCTAAGCGAGACGGAGATCCTGATCACCGCTTGGGGCTCGCCGCATATCGACGCCGCCGCATTGGCGCAGGCGCCGCATCTGAAACTGGTGGCGCATGCGGCCGGCACCGTGAAGGGGCTGATCGAGGACAGCCTGTTCGCCAGGGGCATATCGGTAAGCCATGCGGCACAGGCCAATGCCCTGCCGGTCGCCGAATTCACCCTCGCCGCCATCATCTTCGCCGGCAAGCAGGTCTTCCGCTTCCGGGACGTCTATGTCGCTGACCGTCATCGCAACCGCACGCAGCCGATGCAGAGCCAAGCGATCGGCAATTACGGCCGAACGGTCGGCATTATCGGCGCCTCGCGCATCGGCCGGCGGGTGATCGAATTGCTGGCGCCGTTCGACTATAGGATCCTGCTTTACGATCCGATGGTCGGAGAGGCGGAAGCACGGCAACTCGGCGTCGAGAAGACCGAACTCGACCTCCTGATGGCGCGGGCCGACATCGTCTCGCTGCACGCCCCATCGCTGCCGGCGACACGGCATATGATCGACGCCCGCCGCCTGTCGCTGATGAAAGACGGAGCCACTTTCATCAACACGGCACGCGGCGCGCTGGTCGACGAGGCCGCCCTGCTCGCAGCACTGAAGACTGGCCGCATCGACGCGATCGTCGACGTCACCGATCCCGAAATTCCGGAGGCAAGCTCAGCCTTCTACGATCTGCCGAATGTCTTCCTGACGCCGCACATTGCCGGCGCCGTCGGCCTGGAACGCACCCGCCTCGGCGAGATGGCCGTCGATGAAGTCAGCCGGTTCATCGAGGGAGAGCCGTTGCTCTACGAAATCCGCCGCGAGGACCTAGCGCGCATGGCGTAA